Proteins from one Elgaria multicarinata webbii isolate HBS135686 ecotype San Diego chromosome 3, rElgMul1.1.pri, whole genome shotgun sequence genomic window:
- the LOC134395645 gene encoding zinc finger protein 774-like produces MPSTRESTPERSGYRCSDCGQSFNWNAELIEHLRTHTGGKPYKCLGCEKRFSQHSDLIRHQRTHTGERPYKCSHCGKGFIQRAQLILHERTHTGERPYKCSQCGKSFSRSSVLIRHLLLHTGEKPYNCLDCGKSFCERAQLVAHEVTHADDKPYKCTDCGRNFSWKSAFTRHRRIHTGGKPHQCPDCGKNFIRTTHLAAHQKTHGKETEGNVLIGNEILT; encoded by the coding sequence ATGCCATCCACGAGAGAATCCACACCAGAGAGAAGCGGGTACCGATGCTCGGACTGTGGGCAGAGTTTTAATTGGAATGCAGAGCTCATTGAACACTTGAGAACCCACACTGGGGGGAAGCCATACAAGTGCCTAGGCTGCGAAAAGCGCTTCAGCCAGCATTCGGACCTCATCAGACATCAGAGAACCCACACGGGAGAACGGCCCTACAAATGCTCTCATTGCGGGAAGGGCTTTATCCAGAGGGCGCAGCTGATCTTACACGAaaggacccacacaggagagaggcCCTACAAATGTTCAcagtgcgggaaaagcttcagccGAAGCTCTGTCCTCATCCGGCACCTCCTTctgcacacaggggagaagccgtacaaCTGCTTGGACTGCGGGAAAAGCTTTTGTGAGAGGGCCCAGCTCGTGGCCCACGAGGTCACGCACGCGGACGACAAGCCCTATAAATGCACCGACTGTGGGAGGAACTTCAGCTGGAAGTCAGCTTTCACCCGACACcggagaatccacacaggaggaAAGCCACACCAGTGCCCCGATTGTGGGAAGAACTTCATTCGAACCACTCACCTTGCTGCCCACCAAAAAACCCACGGAAAGGAGACAGAGGGCAATGTCTTGATCGGGAATGAAATTTTAACCTGA